The genome window TCTTTTCTCCTCATTTCAGGGATGGATCGATTACGCTTCATCGCACCAGATATCTTTAGCTGAAGCTGCCATAGCCTACGAAACAAAAAGAAGTGGTCTGACAAAAGAGTTTATACGCTCAAAAATTCAAGATGCATGGAAGGTTATGAGTCAATCAGTTTCTGATGGGATGAAAGAAAATTTGACTCTACTGGGAAATCTTATGCCTCATGATGAAGGTTTGAAGCTTATGAAATTAGTGGAACAAAAACGGGCTCTGTCTGGACCTACAGTTGGCAAATCCATAGCAAGAGCATTAGGAGTAATGACTCTCAATGGGTGTATGGGGTGTGTTGTGGCAGCGCCAACGGCCGGATCATGTGGAGTGTTGTCAGGGGCTCTCTTCACAGCAGCGGAGTACTTGAATTCAGAAAGCTCTCAGATAGAAGATGCTTTGCTCGTTGCAGCAATGGTCGGAGCCTTAATTGCTATGAGAGCTCCTGTTTCCGGCGCGCTAGGTGGGTGCCAGTCAGAGATTGGTGTTGCTTCGGCTATGACTGCATCTGCGTTGGCACAGCTTTCTGGCGGATCAGAGAGTCAGATTGTACATGCAGCATCTCTGGCCTTGAAAAACATTCTGGGGCTTATCTGCGATCCCGTAGCTGGACCAGTAGAAATTCCGTGTATCAAGCGTAATGCCATTGGTGTTGCTAACGCATATGCAGCTGGCGATATGGCGGTTGCGGGCATAGAAAGCATCATTCCGCCAGACGAAGTAGTAGGTGCTCTCATCAATGTTCAAAAGCTTCTACCTGTTGAATTAAGGGGAAGTATGCGTGGTGGTTTGGCTTCAACGCCTACAGCGGAGAAGCTTAAAGAAAAATGGTTCGCAAAATTGGCAGCAAAGAGTCACAAATCATAAAGGAGGCGGTAACAGTGAAAAAGTTTTTTGCAGCGTTGTTGGGGATTTCTTTTGTTTTCGCAGCTCTCTCTATGGTCGGTGGGCAGGCTATGGCTAAAGAAAAATCGTATACGTGGAAAATCTCTCATATCCGCCCGGCAGATACGGCAATTGACAAAGATGTGAAATGGTTTGCAGAGAAATTAGAGCAGGAATCCAATGGTCGTATCAAGCTTCAGATATTTGATAATGCTCAGCTTGGCGATTACACCGTTGTACACGAGAGAGTCAGTGTAGGCGCTGTAGAAATGGCTATTCAGCCAGTTGTTACAACCGCTGATAAAATGCTTCAGATTCTTAACCTTCCTTATATTGTTAGTGACTGGGAAGGCGTTAAGAAAAACTATGTAAGCGGTACGCCTCTTATGAATTGGGCTGCTGAAAGATATGCCAAACAGGATCTCAAAATTATTAGCGTATGGCCAGTCTATTTTGGTGGAACTGCTCTTATGAAAGAACCTAACAAACCTGGAGATCCTTCAGTATCCAAGGGGTTGAAGGTTCGTGTCCCGACTCAAAAGGCTTTTGAATTGTTAGCTGATGCACAGGGATATATGGCAACTCCTCTTGCATTTGCAGAAACATTTACAGCTTTGCAGACAGGTATCGTTGATGGTGCTTTTGGTGCTGGTGCTGAAGGCTATTATGCAAATTTCCGTGACATTATCAAATGCTACGTTCCATCAAATACACATTTTGAACAGTGGTATCTCATTATGAATATGGAGCTTTGGAACTCTCTTTCCAAAGAAGATCAGGCACTTATCTCCAAATTGGCTCTTGAAATGGAAAATCGCCGAGTAGCTCAGGCTGAAGCAGATCAGGCTGCCAATGAGAAACGTATGGAAGATTACGGAATCAACGTTATACGTTTAAGCGGAGAAGAGCTAGGAGTTTTGACTCAGAACGCACGTGAAAAAGTATGGCCCGAGATGAGAAAAATATTGGGAGAAAAGAATTTCGACGAGGCAGTAAAACTCGTTCTCGATTAGTAAATGTTTTAGGCAGGGGCTTCAAGCCCCTGCTTTTCAAGGAGGAAGTATCATGGCTGAATCGTTGCTGACTATTCTTAAAAAAGAAGTTAATCCTGCGCTTGGATGTACTGGTCCAACCTCTGTTTCTTTTGCGACAAGTGTTGCTCGTGCAGCTGTTGGTGGAGAAGTTGAGTCTGTCACTGTTGTAATGGATAGAGATACGTATAAAAATTCCATCGCTGTAGGTATTCCTGGAACAAAACTTATGGGACTCGACATTGCAGCATCTCTTGGTGCTGTAGCTGGCGACGCTGAGGCTGGACTTGAAGTTTTGCATAACGTGACAGAAGAAGATGAAAAAAAAGCTGTTGATATGTTACCTAAAACTCTTATTTCTATTGATTGGAGTCGTAAAGAAGTCGGTCTCTACATTGATGCTAGCGTAAAAACTACAAAGGGCATTGGTCAAGCAGTCATCGTCAAAACGCATACAAATGTAGTTCTTGTCAAAGCTAACGATGAAACGATATTAAGCAAACCTGTAGAAGAAAAGGCCTCTTCCGATTATTCAAAAGACGCTATTCTTTCTTACGTCCTTAAAGATCTTTATACATTTGCTTTAAATGAACCTGTTGAGAATTTATACTTCCTCCATAATGCCATTTCCATGAATGAAAGCCTGGCTCTTGCTGGCCTTGAGCAGCAGGCAGGCGGTCGTTTTGGTCAAGGTTTTCTTGATTATCCTTACGCCAATTCGATAACTAAGGCAAAAGCCCTTACTGCAGCTGCATCAGATGCCCGTATGGACGGGGTAGGCTTGCCTGCCATGAGTTGTGCGACCAGTGGAAATGTTGGCATTACAGCTTCCCTTCCTCTCGTTGTTATGGCTCGCGAACTTGAAGCGAACCAAGAAGTTCTCATTCGAGCACTCGCCTTGAGCTTTCTTGTAACGATTTATCTGAAGAGTCATATTGGTCGTCTTTCTCCCATGTGTGCCTGTGCAATAGCAGCAGGATTGGGTGTAGCAGCAGGTATGGTGGTGGAATTAGGCGGTTCTTTCGAACAGGTCGAAAAGGCCATTAATACCGTTGTGGGAAGTATTGGCGGAGTTTTATGCGATGGAGCAAAACTTGGTTGTGCAATGAAATTGGCAAATGCAGTAGGGACGGCTATCGAATCTGCATATCTTGCAATGAACGATATATCCATTCGTCCAGGCGATGGCCTTGTCTGTGAAAGGGCAGATGACACTATAGCTATTCTTGGCCGAATAGCGAGAAGGGGTATGGCACCTGCCGACGAAGAAATGTGTCGCGCCATTATTGAACGCGAACAGGCTTAGGAGGAGTAAAAGATGGAAACCTTGAAGCTGAGACGAATTAAAGTAGCAGACGTGCAATTTGGTTCAGTTACAGAAATTCAGGGAAAAACGCTTTTTATCAATAAAGAAGAACTCATCTCTCTTCTGCTCGAAGATAAACAGCTTCAAAGTGTTGATGTTAAGTTGGCGAGGCCCGGGGAAAGCAAACGAATAGTTCCTGTAAAAGATGTGATTGAACCACGGACAAAATTAGACGAAAAGACATACACCTTCCCGGGCTTTTTTTGTGATCCCGATTTTATTTCTGGTCGAGGAACGACTATTGTCCTTGATGGTGCTGCCATCGTAACGTCAGGAAAACTTGTCAATTTTCAGGAAGGGCTTATCGACATGTCTG of Aminobacterium sp. MB27-C1 contains these proteins:
- a CDS encoding serine dehydratase subunit alpha family protein, with product MAESLLTILKKEVNPALGCTGPTSVSFATSVARAAVGGEVESVTVVMDRDTYKNSIAVGIPGTKLMGLDIAASLGAVAGDAEAGLEVLHNVTEEDEKKAVDMLPKTLISIDWSRKEVGLYIDASVKTTKGIGQAVIVKTHTNVVLVKANDETILSKPVEEKASSDYSKDAILSYVLKDLYTFALNEPVENLYFLHNAISMNESLALAGLEQQAGGRFGQGFLDYPYANSITKAKALTAAASDARMDGVGLPAMSCATSGNVGITASLPLVVMARELEANQEVLIRALALSFLVTIYLKSHIGRLSPMCACAIAAGLGVAAGMVVELGGSFEQVEKAINTVVGSIGGVLCDGAKLGCAMKLANAVGTAIESAYLAMNDISIRPGDGLVCERADDTIAILGRIARRGMAPADEEMCRAIIEREQA
- the sdaAA gene encoding L-serine ammonia-lyase, iron-sulfur-dependent, subunit alpha — translated: MTLCRNRTRLVSLFDSLGPIMTGPSSSHTAGVLRIGRMGCSFLGGEPEKVDLFFYGALAETYKGHMSDSAIVGGLLGMHEDSPEIGDALAIAEQKNIPVSYHLEPLSERNPNTVDMLLTDKKHSVRVVGISVGGGEILMTELEGYPISLRGSEDGVVFIAESDFSIKTLSEVLKVSVISCEKSVSSDSNVKDCLYTCLTEKSLKKEQLNELEKVTGIKRVFSLSSLLDYKLKDDMPLFSSFQGWIDYASSHQISLAEAAIAYETKRSGLTKEFIRSKIQDAWKVMSQSVSDGMKENLTLLGNLMPHDEGLKLMKLVEQKRALSGPTVGKSIARALGVMTLNGCMGCVVAAPTAGSCGVLSGALFTAAEYLNSESSQIEDALLVAAMVGALIAMRAPVSGALGGCQSEIGVASAMTASALAQLSGGSESQIVHAASLALKNILGLICDPVAGPVEIPCIKRNAIGVANAYAAGDMAVAGIESIIPPDEVVGALINVQKLLPVELRGSMRGGLASTPTAEKLKEKWFAKLAAKSHKS
- the dctP gene encoding TRAP transporter substrate-binding protein DctP, whose product is MKKFFAALLGISFVFAALSMVGGQAMAKEKSYTWKISHIRPADTAIDKDVKWFAEKLEQESNGRIKLQIFDNAQLGDYTVVHERVSVGAVEMAIQPVVTTADKMLQILNLPYIVSDWEGVKKNYVSGTPLMNWAAERYAKQDLKIISVWPVYFGGTALMKEPNKPGDPSVSKGLKVRVPTQKAFELLADAQGYMATPLAFAETFTALQTGIVDGAFGAGAEGYYANFRDIIKCYVPSNTHFEQWYLIMNMELWNSLSKEDQALISKLALEMENRRVAQAEADQAANEKRMEDYGINVIRLSGEELGVLTQNAREKVWPEMRKILGEKNFDEAVKLVLD